The Colwellia sp. M166 genome segment TGAGCGGGCTGAATATTACATGCACGCCAAGTGGGATATATGCCGGCGAATATGGTGGATATCAGTGCCAATACTACGGCAGACATGGCCATGGTAGTGTCTAGGCTTGCGAGTCCTTTCATATAATCACCATAAAGACCTTCTACGCCTTTTAAGCCGATATAAGCGAGTATTAAACCCAGAATGCCGCCTAATATGCCTATACATGCAGATTCAATAATGTACTGGCTGAATAATGTACGCTTACTGGCGCCTAAGGCTTGTCGCAACCCTATTTCTGGTGCTTTACCTAAAAATTTTGCCAGTAATAAACCAACGGTATTAAGTAAGCAAACCAGTAAAAACATCAATGACATCGCCATCATCATTTGCGCGTCATCAGCCACTACTTCTTGTGATTCTAGCCATTGCATTACATGACTTAAGCGATTATCAAGCGGGCGTTGAAAACGACCAAATTGTTTCTGCTCTTGTACATAAGCATTGAGAAACTGCTGGTAATCAGCTTTATCTTGTTCAGTTTTTAATTCCACCCAAAATTGTGTCCAAATACATTCGGATGCTAGAAAAGCTTGAAAGCCATCTCCGCTTGGTTTCCAACAATTGGTATTGCCTGAGCGCGATATTTTTTCGTCGGCAATTAAATGAAAGGGCACAAAAATATCTTCAGAGTCATTAAATGCTCCGGTGGTTATGTCATAGAATCGCGGTTTGGGTTGCCAAGTATCAATGACACCCACTACTCGAAACATGTTACCTTCAAGCTTAATTGACTGACCAACCGAGTCTGTGCCACCAAAAAGTTTGTCATTGGTTTCTTTACTCAGCACTACAACCAACTCTTTACTGTCATCACTTTCGTTTGACCAACCACTGCCATAAATGAAAGGTACGTTGAACATTGGGAAAAAGTCCGCTGAATTGGCTCTGCCATTAACAATTAATGGCAGAATTTCAGGATCGTCAGGCTCAATAACACCAAAAGCTTGAGCTTGCACATTTTGGCGAAAAGCTTGTTTCGTGCGCATCAAGTTAGTGGAGTCAGTATACGTTAGCTGATCTGGAGGGCTTAAACCGTCATTAAACGGATCGTTAACATCCCAACTGTCGAGTTGAACATAGTATAATTGCGCGCTTTTTTCTGGGATCGGATTTGCTGACATTAAATAGTTTACGGTAACAGTCGTCATGGCGGCACCAATGCCTAAACCGATGGCACAAATCATTAATAGACTTAAGCCCCAGTGTCTGAGAATACTTATCCAAGCGAGTCGTAAATAATAACTAAACATATGTGTCCTTTTTTTGTACGTTAGCGTTTGATTATCTTAAGCAATGGCTTGTTTAAGTTGTGAGTCAACGCATCCTAACTCACTGACTTTTCCGTCTTTCACTTGTATGGTTCGTTTAGCTCGTTGCGCTAATTTTGCATCATGCGTCACCATAATGATGGTGGTACCTTGTTGATTGATGTCTTCAAGTAAACTCATGACACTTTGTGCCATCTCAGAATCTAAATTCCCTGTTGGCTCATCAGCTAATAAAAACCTTGGGTCGGTAGCTAAAGCTCGTGCAATGGCGACACGTTGTTGTTGTCCGCCTGAGAGCTGACTTGGTAAATGTTTCATACGAGATGCAAGGCCAACACGCTCAAGGTTCTGTTCAATGCGACGCTTACGCTCTTTGGCATTAAAACCACGGTAACGTAGCGGAACATCAACATTGTCGTAAAGATTGAGGTCAGGAATTAAATTAAAACCTTGAAAGATAAAACCTATTTTTTCATTTCGCATCCGCGAACGGCCATTGTCGTTGAGTTTACCGACATCTTCGCCATCTAATAAGAACTCGCCGTTGCTATAAGTTTCTAACAATCCTGCAATGTTCAGAAAAGTTGTTTTTCCTGAGCCGGAAGGCCCAGTTACACTGACAAAGTCGCCCTCGTTGACCTGTAAACAAAAGTCGCGTAACGCATGGGTTTGAATATCTGCAGTTTGGAAAATTTTATTAATATTTTTCATGATCAACATAGCTAATTCCCTTGTATCTAATGAACAGTTTTCTGTTCTATTGTTAAATTTTTATTGGCCAAGTAACGCCATTGAGATTTTGTTTACTACAGTGATATTTACTCACTAAGTAATACTTGTTCGGCGGCATTAAAGGTGTCTGTCCCTGAAATAATGATTTGGTCGCCAACGTTAAGGCCTTGTAATATTTCAACATGGCTGAGGCTTCGCGCTCCGGTAGTTATTGGGGTTTTTACGGCTAAGCCATTAACAATTTTATAAGCAAATCGACCACCACTGCTTTCTAAAAACTGCCCACGCTGTACTTGTAAAACGTTTTCTTTATGCTCAAGAATAATTTGGCTATTTAAACGTTGGTTTTGGCGTAGTTTTTTGGGAATATTACTAATAAAGCGCACTCGCCCAGTCACCTGATTATTCAGTATTTCGGGGGAAATCGTGACGAGGCGAGCACGAAAAGGTTGCTGTTCAAATTGAATATTGACATCCATGCCTATGGCTAAATCATCGGCATAACTTTCAGGAATTTCAATTTCAACTTCAAACTGTGATAAATCTACAATGGTTAAAATTGCTTGGTTTTTACTTAAAAAGGTTTTGTTATCTGCACTAAGGTTACCAACAATCCCCTTGACTGGAGATGTGATATGTAAACCATCAACCTGACGCTGTAACTCTTTAACGAGTAACGTTTGGCGTCTAATATCTAACAGTAAGGACTGACTATCAAAGTCTAAACTTTCGGTGTTTAAGGCGGCATCTTGTACGGCATGCTTATGCTGTAAGTTTGCTTGTTCGAGCTCATCCTGAGCTTTTTCATAGTCAATTTGGCTAATGGCACTTTTTTCGAAACCCAAATCAGCACGACGTTTCTCTCTGTTAGCTGTGACCAGTTTTACATTGGCTAAGTCAACCGCCTTTTGGTCAATCAGTCGTTGTTTCTTTGCTTGAATTTTTTGCCGGTCAAAACTTGATTGTAATCCCTCTAAGCTTGCTTGCTGTTGAAATAAACGGCTATTAAGTTCAGGACTTTCGAGTTTTGCAATAACTTGCCCTTTTTTAACTTCATGCCCAGCTTCGATCATTAAGGTAATGGTGCCATCAGCAGGGCTGTAAACGGTAGGACTTACCGCAGCAACAACTCGTCCTAACACGGAAATATCGCGCGTGAAGTCTCCTTGGTTAATTGTTGCGATGCGAACTCTGTCTAATGCTATTGATTGCTCTGCTTTACTCCAACGAGATGCCGAAGGTGCCACTTGCCAGATAACACAAGCGCTTATTACTAGGATTAATGTGATGATTGCCCAGCGTTTACTGGCTGATTTTTTTATTATTACTTTACTGTCTTGTGCACTGGTATCTTTGATCGACATGACTTTTCCCCCGAATGTCAAATCAGCGCTTTGCAAAACCTTTTGCTAAAGTGCACTGATATAAACTAAGTCGTGTGAAAAACGAAAAAGGTTTAAAAGCAATTAATATTATTTTTCTGGTTAGAGCAATATTTTGAATAACTGTAGTACTCAGGTGGCAAATTTCAGGTCATTCTAAATTGTTAAGCCGGTTTAGTTTATGCAGATATCTAAGGAACTCTACGTGCTAAAAGTGATAATGGAAGGTAGAGAGAAGCGAGGTATTCTTGTGCTTTTAATCGCGAATATTTATAGCCAAAGGCCTAACACTGACGACTTTTATAAAACCATTGACGCATTAGTGCTAATACTAAAAGTAGCAAAGGAATAGTAAAATCGATAATTCGGTTGTAACTAGCATAAGGCGTTAGCCCGGTAGTGAGCGGGATCTGAACATTCAATACCGCTTCTTCAAATTGTGGTATTCGTTTGATTATTTTACCTTGGTGATCAATTGCAGCAGTGATGCCATTATTTGTTGCACGCAGAAATGGTCGACCAAATTCTAGTGCACGCATTCTGACAATGTCTAAATGTTGATGTGGACCGTGTGAGTCACCAAACCAAGCGTCATTACTGACGGTTAACAGTAAGTCTGTTTGGTTAGAAAAGTTAGCACTAAGTTGCTCTGAAAAGGCAACTTCGAAACAAATTAATGGTAGTAAGTGATAACCATTGGCAATTAGGTTTTTTTGCACGTATGCACCACGGCTAAAAGATGACATCGGCAAATTAAAAAACGGTGCTAAGGGTCTTAACCAGTCAGCAAAGGGGACAAACTCCCCGATGGGTAGTAAGTGATGTTTACTATAACGATTCAAATTATTATATTGATAATTACCCTGTTGATCATCTGCTGAGCCTTTTCCGAGCACAATTAAATTATTGTAGTAATTTTTGCTATTGATGTTGTAATCAATAATACCGGTAATAATAGCACTGTTATTAAGCACGGCTGAACTTTGCGCTATTTGTAAAAAATCTTGTGCTTGTTTACTGGGCTCTACTGCGGTAATAGCAGACTCAGGCCAAATAATAAGATCAGCAGGGTAGTGTTGACGGGTGAGATCTAAGTAGCTTAACATCGATGACCAAGTGAGTTCTGGCGCCCATTTCATTTCCTGCTTTATATTACCTTGCACCATCATAACCTTCACTGATTTACCGGTGAGAGAAACCCAAGTGGCATTATGTAACGCTAGGTAGGTACTGCTAATCGCAATAAGTAAGGCAATGTTAACCATAACTCGACGGCGTTTAATAATATAAACCACCGCAATACTGACAATGAGAATCAAAGCACTCAGGCCTTTTTCACCAATAATTGGAGCAAAGGTTGCTAAAGGCCCATCAATTTGGCTGTAACCTAAGGTTAACCAAGGGAAGCCGGTCAGCAATACACCACGTAAAAATTCGCTAAGCAACCAGAATGGCAGCAAAAGCCAAAGGTTGAGTTGTTTTTGATAAGAAAAACGAGCGGCTAAATAGCAGGCAAGTGCAAGAAATGATGCTAAATATAGGCATAGTAGTACCATTAATAGTAATGATACTGCTAAGGGTAAACCACCAAACTGGTCGATACTGACATGTACCCAGCTGATACCAGCAGAAAACCAGCCAAAAGCAAAGATAAAGCCTTGCTTAGTGGCATCTTTGCTTGATTTGCCTTGCAACGAATATAACCAAGTTGGCAATATTATCACCACTAACCAGTAATAAGAAAACGGTGCGTAACACAGAACTAATGCCAGTCCCAAGATAAAACTGAGCACATTTTCTTTATGGGTTATATTTTGATAAATTCGTTTAGCAATGTTGTTTAGCATAAAGTTTAATCAGTAACTTTGCCTGTTACAACGTGTTCTTTTGATAGTGTTATTTGCAAGGTTTGAATACGTCGTTTGTCTGCTGCAGTGACCTTAAATATAACTTTATTGATGGTGATTTT includes the following:
- the lnt gene encoding apolipoprotein N-acyltransferase; this encodes MLNNIAKRIYQNITHKENVLSFILGLALVLCYAPFSYYWLVVIILPTWLYSLQGKSSKDATKQGFIFAFGWFSAGISWVHVSIDQFGGLPLAVSLLLMVLLCLYLASFLALACYLAARFSYQKQLNLWLLLPFWLLSEFLRGVLLTGFPWLTLGYSQIDGPLATFAPIIGEKGLSALILIVSIAVVYIIKRRRVMVNIALLIAISSTYLALHNATWVSLTGKSVKVMMVQGNIKQEMKWAPELTWSSMLSYLDLTRQHYPADLIIWPESAITAVEPSKQAQDFLQIAQSSAVLNNSAIITGIIDYNINSKNYYNNLIVLGKGSADDQQGNYQYNNLNRYSKHHLLPIGEFVPFADWLRPLAPFFNLPMSSFSRGAYVQKNLIANGYHLLPLICFEVAFSEQLSANFSNQTDLLLTVSNDAWFGDSHGPHQHLDIVRMRALEFGRPFLRATNNGITAAIDHQGKIIKRIPQFEEAVLNVQIPLTTGLTPYASYNRIIDFTIPLLLLVLALMRQWFYKSRQC
- a CDS encoding ABC transporter ATP-binding protein; protein product: MLIMKNINKIFQTADIQTHALRDFCLQVNEGDFVSVTGPSGSGKTTFLNIAGLLETYSNGEFLLDGEDVGKLNDNGRSRMRNEKIGFIFQGFNLIPDLNLYDNVDVPLRYRGFNAKERKRRIEQNLERVGLASRMKHLPSQLSGGQQQRVAIARALATDPRFLLADEPTGNLDSEMAQSVMSLLEDINQQGTTIIMVTHDAKLAQRAKRTIQVKDGKVSELGCVDSQLKQAIA
- a CDS encoding ABC transporter permease, whose translation is MFSYYLRLAWISILRHWGLSLLMICAIGLGIGAAMTTVTVNYLMSANPIPEKSAQLYYVQLDSWDVNDPFNDGLSPPDQLTYTDSTNLMRTKQAFRQNVQAQAFGVIEPDDPEILPLIVNGRANSADFFPMFNVPFIYGSGWSNESDDSKELVVVLSKETNDKLFGGTDSVGQSIKLEGNMFRVVGVIDTWQPKPRFYDITTGAFNDSEDIFVPFHLIADEKISRSGNTNCWKPSGDGFQAFLASECIWTQFWVELKTEQDKADYQQFLNAYVQEQKQFGRFQRPLDNRLSHVMQWLESQEVVADDAQMMMAMSLMFLLVCLLNTVGLLLAKFLGKAPEIGLRQALGASKRTLFSQYIIESACIGILGGILGLILAYIGLKGVEGLYGDYMKGLASLDTTMAMSAVVLALISTIFAGIYPTWRACNIQPAQQLKSQ
- a CDS encoding efflux RND transporter periplasmic adaptor subunit — translated: MSIKDTSAQDSKVIIKKSASKRWAIITLILVISACVIWQVAPSASRWSKAEQSIALDRVRIATINQGDFTRDISVLGRVVAAVSPTVYSPADGTITLMIEAGHEVKKGQVIAKLESPELNSRLFQQQASLEGLQSSFDRQKIQAKKQRLIDQKAVDLANVKLVTANREKRRADLGFEKSAISQIDYEKAQDELEQANLQHKHAVQDAALNTESLDFDSQSLLLDIRRQTLLVKELQRQVDGLHITSPVKGIVGNLSADNKTFLSKNQAILTIVDLSQFEVEIEIPESYADDLAIGMDVNIQFEQQPFRARLVTISPEILNNQVTGRVRFISNIPKKLRQNQRLNSQIILEHKENVLQVQRGQFLESSGGRFAYKIVNGLAVKTPITTGARSLSHVEILQGLNVGDQIIISGTDTFNAAEQVLLSE